The following proteins are co-located in the Myroides profundi genome:
- a CDS encoding anion permease: protein MKEVNLKNLAITAVIGIALWFCPIPEGVTPDAWHLFAIFVSTILGIILKAAPMGTMCMLAVGLTAFFQLLAPGDPGKSIALSLSGFGDKVIWLIGISFFIARGFIKTGLGNRIAFLFIRAFGKSTLGLAYGLGLADLVLAPAIPSNTARGGGIIYPIMKSMAMNFGSDATKPETHKKLGSFLTLNCYYMNLIASSMFLTGTASNPMCQKFAADMGINISWMSWAAAGFVPGLVAFILTPIVLYKIFPPELKKTGDAPKVAAEKLREMGKLSISEILMLMTFVILLALWITGDLFSIDATTTAFIGLAILLLTSVLTWDDVKAEKGAWDTIVWFAVLVMMASSLNKLGFIGWFSDLVKGKMGDMDWHYAFPIIVIVYFFSHYIFASATAHVAAMYAALLGVGVSLGVPPVLLAMMLGFMGSIYGTLTHYGHGPAPVFFGSGYVELKSWWTYGLIIGVMLLAIYLVVGTSWMSLIGAF, encoded by the coding sequence ATGAAAGAAGTAAATCTTAAGAATCTTGCGATTACAGCTGTAATCGGGATTGCACTATGGTTTTGTCCAATTCCAGAAGGAGTAACTCCAGATGCCTGGCATTTATTTGCCATATTCGTAAGTACCATTTTAGGTATTATCCTAAAAGCAGCACCAATGGGAACAATGTGTATGTTAGCAGTAGGTCTAACAGCATTCTTTCAATTGTTAGCACCTGGAGATCCAGGTAAGTCAATAGCACTGAGTTTAAGTGGTTTTGGAGATAAAGTAATCTGGTTAATTGGTATCTCTTTCTTTATTGCAAGAGGTTTTATCAAAACAGGATTAGGGAATAGAATTGCGTTTTTATTTATTCGTGCCTTTGGAAAAAGTACATTAGGGTTGGCTTATGGTTTAGGACTAGCAGATTTAGTATTAGCACCTGCTATTCCTAGTAATACTGCACGTGGAGGAGGAATCATCTATCCTATCATGAAGTCTATGGCTATGAACTTTGGTTCTGATGCAACTAAACCAGAAACACATAAGAAGTTAGGTTCTTTCTTGACATTGAATTGTTATTATATGAACTTGATCGCATCATCTATGTTCTTAACAGGTACAGCGAGTAACCCAATGTGTCAGAAGTTCGCTGCTGATATGGGAATTAATATCTCATGGATGTCATGGGCAGCTGCAGGTTTTGTACCTGGGTTAGTTGCTTTTATTTTGACTCCAATAGTATTGTATAAGATCTTCCCACCAGAACTTAAGAAAACAGGAGATGCACCTAAAGTGGCTGCTGAAAAATTAAGAGAAATGGGTAAGTTATCTATATCAGAGATCTTGATGTTAATGACTTTCGTTATTCTGTTAGCACTTTGGATTACTGGAGACTTATTTAGTATCGATGCGACTACTACTGCGTTTATTGGTTTAGCGATCTTACTGTTGACATCTGTGTTGACATGGGACGATGTAAAAGCAGAAAAAGGAGCTTGGGATACTATTGTATGGTTCGCTGTATTAGTGATGATGGCGAGTTCATTGAATAAACTTGGTTTCATTGGATGGTTCAGTGATTTAGTAAAAGGTAAAATGGGTGATATGGATTGGCATTATGCTTTCCCTATTATTGTGATTGTTTACTTCTTTAGTCACTACATCTTCGCGAGTGCAACTGCTCACGTAGCTGCTATGTATGCAGCCTTATTAGGAGTAGGGGTATCGTTAGGAGTACCACCTGTATTATTAGCGATGATGTTAGGTTTTATGGGATCTATCTACGGAACATTAACACACTATGGACATGGTCCTGCACCTGTATTCTTCGGAAGTGGATATGTGGAACTAAAATCTTGGTGGACTTATGGTCTAATCATCGGAGTAATGTTACTCGCTATTTATTTAGTAGTAGGTACGAGTTGGATGAGTTTAATAGGAGCTTTTTAA
- a CDS encoding tetratricopeptide repeat-containing sensor histidine kinase has translation MYYNNTINYSETDRLVKRLLLLGNAYYYRPSTLANKDDIYKEKNKLTYAYLNALKNQDSVSLANTYFDLGEHYQYTTVSDSSYYYYNKSAQYYKSIKDIKNLQKTYLYFSILLSSRGVFLEAQLQLLQAIALNGDNVDKHTLYSQAFILGVIELGLERNDKAITMLNKADEYLGAEELKNFYSQEQILMNKISIKNNLSRAYIEKGNYDQAEQIIQEAFKHLVLLENKDKESFYSMLLHTNASLQLKNKKYDSAISYVVEAMNHSLAIDNLHAYNLNKILYAEYKLERDELTHGIQLLEEVLSSAAQYDDLRIQKKALELLMMYDKLDSKTNFSYYQYINELINNDINTIRSKFARLQYESDSLIRSNQILKDQNNLITYASIALFFSFIGILCIVFYRSKAKEIALVQMYQKDTEKYYDSIIHIQNSITRAQELERKKFAKELHDGVLNKLFVTRFSLLQLENDNLETIKESLVKEVQEVERFIRNSSHALYNEEKFLISNFGQLLEELVYMQNRNVSTVFDCKIDSKIELEKLSHKIKVNIYRVLQEAFQNVQKYAEARECRLIVEYLSNDYFRIEVVDNGKGFNVKSAKRGLGIKNMEDRLRVLNSKLILKSKKGAGTSISFTIRNN, from the coding sequence ATGTATTATAATAATACAATTAATTACTCAGAAACTGATCGTCTAGTTAAACGACTATTGCTATTAGGTAATGCTTATTATTATAGACCAAGTACATTAGCTAATAAAGATGATATCTATAAGGAAAAGAACAAGTTAACTTATGCGTATCTTAATGCCTTAAAGAATCAAGATAGTGTATCTCTAGCCAATACTTATTTTGACTTAGGAGAACATTATCAATATACTACTGTATCTGATAGTAGTTATTACTATTACAATAAATCAGCACAATATTACAAGAGTATAAAGGATATTAAGAACCTTCAAAAGACTTATTTATACTTTAGTATATTACTTTCTAGTAGAGGGGTTTTCTTAGAAGCTCAATTACAGTTGTTACAAGCAATAGCGTTAAATGGAGATAATGTAGATAAACATACTTTATACAGTCAAGCATTCATATTAGGAGTGATAGAATTAGGCTTAGAAAGAAATGATAAGGCTATAACTATGCTAAATAAAGCTGATGAGTATTTGGGGGCAGAAGAATTAAAAAACTTCTATTCACAGGAACAAATACTCATGAATAAGATTTCTATTAAAAATAACCTCTCTCGTGCGTACATAGAAAAAGGGAATTATGATCAAGCAGAGCAAATTATTCAAGAAGCTTTTAAACATTTAGTACTATTAGAGAATAAGGATAAAGAGTCTTTTTATTCTATGTTATTGCACACTAATGCTTCTCTTCAATTAAAAAATAAGAAATACGACTCTGCGATAAGTTATGTGGTCGAGGCAATGAATCACAGTCTAGCGATAGATAATCTACATGCCTATAATCTAAACAAAATATTATATGCCGAATATAAGTTAGAAAGAGATGAGCTCACGCATGGAATTCAGTTACTAGAAGAAGTGTTATCTTCTGCTGCTCAATATGATGATTTAAGAATACAGAAGAAAGCGTTAGAGTTACTGATGATGTATGATAAACTTGATTCTAAAACTAACTTTTCTTATTATCAGTATATCAATGAATTGATTAATAACGATATTAATACGATCAGAAGCAAGTTCGCACGATTACAATATGAATCAGACTCTCTTATAAGATCAAATCAGATATTAAAAGATCAAAATAACCTTATTACTTATGCAAGTATAGCTTTGTTTTTTAGTTTTATAGGAATATTGTGTATTGTCTTTTATAGAAGTAAAGCTAAAGAAATAGCTCTTGTTCAGATGTATCAGAAGGATACTGAGAAGTATTATGACTCTATTATTCATATTCAGAATAGTATAACAAGAGCACAAGAATTAGAACGAAAGAAATTTGCTAAGGAATTGCATGATGGTGTTTTAAATAAGCTATTTGTTACACGGTTTTCTCTTTTACAGTTAGAAAACGATAATCTAGAAACTATTAAAGAGTCTTTAGTTAAGGAGGTACAAGAGGTAGAGCGATTTATTAGAAATAGTTCTCATGCATTATACAATGAAGAGAAATTCTTAATTAGCAATTTTGGACAACTTTTAGAGGAATTAGTCTATATGCAAAATAGAAATGTTAGTACAGTCTTTGATTGTAAAATAGATTCTAAAATAGAACTAGAGAAGCTAAGTCATAAGATCAAGGTGAATATTTATCGAGTGCTTCAGGAAGCATTTCAGAATGTTCAGAAATATGCTGAAGCGAGAGAGTGCAGGCTAATAGTGGAGTATTTATCAAATGACTATTTCCGAATCGAGGTAGTAGACAATGGAAAGGGATTTAATGTAAAATCTGCTAAACGCGGATTGGGAATTAAAAATATGGAAGATAGACTACGTGTTTTGAATTCAAAGCTTATTCTTAAGAGTAAGAAAGGAGCTGGTACTTCTATATCCTTTACAATACGCAATAATTAA
- a CDS encoding succinate dehydrogenase/fumarate reductase iron-sulfur subunit, which produces MKLHLKIWRQKNRKTQGKLVDYTLENVNPHMSFLEMLDTLNEQLIVNKEEPVEFDHDCREGICGQCGVVINGNPHGPLENTTTCQLHMREFRDGETVLIEPFRAKGFPVKKDLKVDRSAFDRIISAGGYVSVNTGQAPEANTIPVSHETAEAAFDSAACIGCGACVATCKNGSAALFTSAKITQLALLPQSQEERKERALRMISQMDAEDFGHCSNTEACEVECPQGISVLNIARMNYEYNRASFLKFKK; this is translated from the coding sequence ATGAAACTGCATTTAAAAATTTGGAGACAAAAAAATCGTAAAACACAAGGAAAACTTGTTGATTATACGTTAGAAAATGTGAATCCACATATGTCTTTCTTGGAGATGTTGGATACATTAAACGAACAATTAATTGTAAATAAAGAAGAACCAGTAGAGTTCGACCATGACTGTAGAGAAGGTATCTGTGGACAATGTGGTGTAGTAATCAATGGAAATCCTCATGGACCATTAGAGAATACAACGACATGTCAGTTACACATGCGTGAGTTCAGAGATGGTGAGACGGTATTAATAGAGCCTTTTAGAGCAAAGGGATTCCCTGTGAAGAAGGACCTAAAAGTGGACAGAAGTGCCTTTGACCGAATTATCTCTGCTGGAGGATATGTGTCTGTAAATACAGGACAGGCTCCAGAAGCTAACACAATTCCTGTATCACATGAGACAGCAGAAGCCGCTTTTGACTCTGCGGCATGTATCGGATGTGGAGCATGTGTGGCTACTTGTAAGAATGGTAGTGCTGCTCTATTCACATCAGCTAAGATTACTCAACTAGCGCTGTTACCTCAATCTCAAGAGGAGCGAAAAGAAAGAGCATTGAGAATGATCTCGCAGATGGATGCAGAAGATTTCGGACACTGTTCTAATACAGAAGCGTGTGAAGTAGAATGCCCACAAGGTATTTCTGTACTTAACATTGCACGTATGAACTACGAGTACAATCGTGCTAGCTTTTTAAAGTTTAAGAAATAA
- a CDS encoding tyrosine-protein phosphatase, with protein sequence MRHYTLVKIILVSTLFVGCSYQTYQPISFSDLDKNKNVTEGKKGYMVQLAPDEKLVLDQKTQVETEVGKFFVPTSERPVFPIVSNGDTVYRSNRHIEFKKVHNFRDMGGIRNKDGKQIIWGHFFRSGHLSKLKKKEYAELDNLNVKTVIDLRTDKEITKKPDRVPEGIEYKNVQVYDDSEDMFSKTKKEVLKGRVTPVQSDSLVMEFYKLYMTENPQLVRGIMDDVFESKEAVLFHCSAGKDRTGMIGAMILSILEVDRETIVSEYMLSNNYRVSEVEGRMKLAKVGKVIFPKINYQVIENFSWIKPIYIEAMFQGIEEKYGSVDHYIEQGLKISKEKRAEYIQKFTY encoded by the coding sequence ATGCGTCACTATACTTTAGTCAAGATAATACTTGTATCAACTTTATTTGTAGGATGTTCTTATCAAACTTATCAGCCTATTTCTTTTTCTGATTTAGATAAAAATAAGAATGTAACAGAAGGTAAAAAAGGTTATATGGTACAGTTAGCCCCTGATGAAAAGCTTGTGTTAGATCAAAAAACTCAAGTAGAAACAGAGGTGGGTAAGTTCTTTGTACCTACAAGTGAGCGACCAGTATTTCCTATTGTTTCTAATGGTGATACTGTATATCGATCGAATAGACATATCGAGTTTAAGAAGGTTCATAACTTTCGTGATATGGGAGGGATTAGAAATAAAGATGGAAAGCAGATTATATGGGGACATTTTTTTAGAAGTGGACACTTATCTAAATTAAAGAAAAAAGAATATGCTGAACTTGATAACCTAAATGTAAAAACAGTTATAGACTTACGTACAGATAAAGAAATAACGAAGAAACCAGATAGGGTACCAGAAGGCATAGAATATAAGAATGTACAAGTGTATGACGACTCTGAGGATATGTTCTCTAAGACTAAAAAGGAGGTGCTTAAAGGAAGAGTAACTCCTGTACAATCTGATAGTCTAGTGATGGAGTTTTATAAACTGTATATGACAGAGAATCCACAGTTAGTCAGAGGGATAATGGATGATGTTTTTGAATCTAAAGAAGCAGTATTATTTCATTGTTCTGCAGGTAAAGACAGAACAGGTATGATAGGAGCTATGATACTCAGCATTCTAGAGGTAGATAGAGAAACGATCGTTTCTGAATATATGTTGTCTAATAATTATAGAGTAAGTGAAGTAGAGGGAAGAATGAAGCTTGCTAAAGTAGGTAAAGTGATCTTTCCGAAGATTAACTATCAAGTCATAGAGAATTTCTCTTGGATTAAGCCTATTTATATTGAAGCAATGTTTCAAGGAATAGAGGAGAAGTACGGATCTGTTGATCATTATATTGAACAAGGCTTAAAAATAAGTAAAGAGAAGCGAGCTGAATATATTCAGAAATTTACCTATTAG
- a CDS encoding cryptochrome/photolyase family protein, whose amino-acid sequence MRKAEVVVVWFRRDLRLEDNVAFYHAVQSGYPILPLFIFDKDILEQFSQVEDRRVQYIHEHIVKINDELKKYNSGILCYHSTVSQVFEQLTDNYLIKAVYSNEDYEPQAIQRDREVASFLQRKNIPFYQYKDHVIFRGGEILKQDGTAYQVYTPYAKKWRSLLTENHLFDYSVGLEKALFHHFQSDIISLEQLGYRSSENRKITNEIDLAIISTYDQYRDYPGIKGTSLLGTALRFGTISIRKCVRIALKENDVWLSELIWREFFSQIMYLYPTVEKHCFKSKYEGIKYRNNEEDFLAWCEGNTGYPLVDAGMRELNATGFMHNRVRMVVASFLVKHLLIDWRWGEAYFAQQLLDYDLASNNGNWQWVAGCGCDAAPYFRIFNPTEQAKKFDKDGSYMDKWVPEWRELYYRQPIVEHKFARERALEVFKEGLKEY is encoded by the coding sequence ATGAGAAAAGCAGAAGTAGTAGTAGTTTGGTTTAGACGTGATTTAAGACTAGAAGACAATGTCGCCTTCTATCATGCAGTACAGAGTGGATATCCTATTCTGCCTCTATTTATCTTTGATAAAGATATTTTAGAGCAGTTTAGTCAGGTAGAAGATAGACGAGTACAGTATATTCATGAACATATTGTGAAGATAAACGACGAGCTGAAGAAGTATAATTCAGGTATACTATGTTATCACAGTACGGTATCTCAAGTATTCGAACAATTAACAGATAACTATTTAATAAAGGCTGTTTATAGCAATGAAGATTATGAGCCTCAAGCTATTCAAAGAGATCGAGAGGTAGCTTCTTTTCTTCAACGAAAGAATATTCCTTTTTATCAGTATAAAGATCACGTCATTTTTAGAGGTGGGGAAATCTTAAAACAAGATGGAACTGCATACCAAGTATATACTCCTTATGCTAAAAAATGGAGATCATTACTGACAGAGAACCATTTGTTTGATTATTCTGTAGGATTAGAAAAGGCGTTGTTTCATCATTTTCAAAGTGATATTATTTCTCTAGAACAGCTAGGGTATCGTTCTTCTGAAAATAGGAAGATAACGAATGAGATAGATTTAGCTATCATTTCAACGTATGATCAGTATCGTGATTATCCAGGTATAAAAGGAACTAGTCTATTAGGTACAGCATTGCGCTTCGGTACTATATCTATTAGAAAATGTGTACGTATTGCTTTAAAAGAAAATGATGTATGGCTATCAGAATTGATTTGGAGAGAGTTCTTTAGTCAAATCATGTACTTATATCCAACAGTAGAAAAGCATTGTTTTAAGTCCAAATATGAGGGTATAAAATACCGCAATAATGAAGAAGACTTCTTGGCATGGTGTGAAGGTAATACAGGTTATCCGTTGGTGGATGCTGGGATGAGAGAATTAAATGCTACAGGATTTATGCATAATAGAGTGCGTATGGTAGTTGCTAGTTTTTTAGTGAAGCATTTATTGATTGATTGGCGTTGGGGAGAAGCTTATTTCGCTCAACAGTTACTAGATTATGACTTAGCCTCTAATAACGGGAATTGGCAATGGGTAGCAGGCTGTGGATGTGATGCTGCACCCTATTTTAGAATATTTAATCCAACAGAGCAGGCAAAGAAGTTCGATAAAGACGGAAGCTATATGGACAAATGGGTTCCTGAGTGGAGAGAACTCTATTATAGACAACCAATAGTTGAACATAAGTTTGCTAGAGAAAGAGCTTTAGAAGTATTTAAGGAGGGATTAAAAGAATATTAG
- a CDS encoding catalase has translation MKEQKLTTASGRPYVDHEDSLTAGARGPVLLEDYILHEKLAHFNRERIPERIVHAKGSGAYGTFTVTNDITKYTKAKLFSEVGKQTDVFVRFSTVGGEKGSADSERDPRGFAVKFYTEDGNWDLVGNNTPVFFIKDAKKFPDFIHTQKRHPGTNLKSPTMVWDFWSLNPESLHQVLILMSDRGTPFGFRHMNGYGSHTFSMINSENERVFVKFHFKTAQGIKNLTGPEADQMRATDMDYAQRDLYENISNGNFPKWNLKIQVMTEQQAKEAVVNPFDVTKVWPHGDYPLIDVGVLELNKMPKNYFQDVEQAAFAPTHIVDGIGFSPDKMLQGRILSYPDAQRYRLGTNYEQIPVNRCPFMTNNYQRDGYMRVDGNGDDAPNYFPNSFDNITVDQSYREPAQELNSVIADRYDRNGEGENDHFSQPGKLYEIMTAEEKTNTVANIVAAMGGVDGPKRDEIIGRQLCHWFRANVELGTRIAQGLNFDISKHMNS, from the coding sequence ATGAAAGAACAAAAATTGACAACAGCTTCAGGTAGACCTTATGTAGATCATGAGGATTCATTAACAGCAGGTGCTAGAGGTCCTGTATTACTAGAAGATTATATTTTACATGAAAAGTTAGCTCACTTTAATAGAGAGCGTATTCCAGAGCGTATTGTGCATGCTAAAGGTTCAGGAGCTTATGGAACATTTACAGTAACAAATGATATCACGAAATATACTAAAGCTAAATTATTTAGTGAAGTAGGAAAACAAACAGATGTTTTTGTTAGATTCTCTACTGTAGGTGGAGAGAAAGGGTCTGCTGACTCAGAACGTGATCCACGTGGTTTTGCAGTGAAGTTCTATACAGAAGATGGTAACTGGGATTTAGTAGGTAACAATACACCAGTATTCTTTATTAAAGATGCTAAGAAATTCCCTGACTTTATCCATACTCAAAAAAGACACCCAGGTACTAACCTAAAATCACCTACTATGGTATGGGATTTCTGGTCATTAAACCCTGAGAGTTTACACCAAGTATTGATCTTAATGTCTGATAGAGGTACTCCATTTGGATTTAGACATATGAATGGATATGGTAGCCATACCTTCTCTATGATCAATAGTGAGAATGAAAGAGTATTCGTGAAGTTCCACTTTAAAACAGCTCAAGGAATTAAAAACCTTACAGGGCCAGAGGCAGACCAAATGAGAGCGACAGATATGGACTATGCACAACGTGATCTATATGAAAATATCTCAAATGGTAATTTCCCTAAATGGAACTTAAAGATCCAAGTAATGACTGAACAACAAGCTAAAGAAGCAGTTGTTAATCCATTTGATGTAACGAAAGTATGGCCACATGGTGATTATCCACTAATCGATGTAGGTGTATTAGAGTTGAATAAAATGCCTAAAAACTACTTCCAAGATGTAGAACAAGCAGCTTTTGCGCCAACACATATTGTAGACGGTATTGGATTCTCTCCAGATAAGATGTTACAAGGACGTATCTTATCTTATCCAGATGCACAACGTTATAGATTAGGGACAAACTATGAGCAAATCCCTGTGAACCGTTGCCCATTTATGACTAATAATTATCAAAGAGATGGTTATATGAGAGTAGATGGTAATGGAGATGATGCACCAAACTACTTCCCAAATAGCTTTGATAATATTACAGTAGACCAAAGTTATAGAGAACCAGCTCAAGAGCTGAATAGTGTTATCGCAGATAGATATGATAGAAATGGTGAAGGAGAGAATGATCACTTCAGTCAACCAGGAAAATTATATGAGATCATGACTGCAGAGGAGAAAACGAATACTGTTGCTAATATTGTTGCAGCAATGGGCGGTGTAGACGGACCTAAGCGTGATGAGATTATCGGAAGACAGTTATGTCACTGGTTTAGAGCTAATGTTGAATTAGGTACTAGAATTGCTCAAGGACTTAACTTCGATATCAGTAAACATATGAATTCATAA
- a CDS encoding porin: MSTLTLYNSLKFKIIVGAGLFCSTISFAQEVKTDTIKVFEDKVIINPEPQKYPKFKVGGVFQTRYLDNFKKGVDIDGLHHSETPEKTSYANNSFDIKRMRVSMNAKITENLEVTALVNFADFKNKDVSTRVLENAYAKYTVNRYFQITVGQFRPLFGLEETYAVDIVKSIDYSNSYYLFGNNGWMSFQVGAAITGSVDLGKVPMSYGFSVTNGNGKNKTDSDDGKHYSSRLLFNLNKKHDFNVGISGGIGEVQKENVYAVGVEAAAKFPIGDRWCFDFQTEAKQGTNHDAFFKLAADKRLGKLDDYVMKSFYVLPNIRYEVGRKHFQAIEFACRYEYLDAESQLNSNARQTLTPMFSLEFLKNYGARIQVGMQIDNFKENIKDSKTYNSNLAFIQLQCRF, translated from the coding sequence ATGAGCACTCTCACACTCTATAATAGCTTAAAATTTAAAATAATAGTAGGAGCAGGATTATTCTGCTCCACTATTTCATTCGCACAAGAAGTCAAGACAGATACAATCAAAGTCTTCGAAGACAAGGTTATTATCAATCCTGAACCGCAGAAATATCCTAAGTTTAAAGTAGGAGGAGTATTCCAGACTCGATACTTAGATAACTTTAAAAAAGGTGTGGATATAGATGGACTACATCACTCAGAAACACCGGAAAAGACAAGTTATGCTAACAATTCTTTTGATATCAAGAGAATGCGTGTTTCTATGAATGCGAAGATTACTGAAAACTTAGAAGTAACAGCTCTTGTTAATTTTGCGGACTTTAAGAATAAAGACGTAAGTACACGAGTTTTAGAAAATGCGTATGCTAAGTATACGGTTAACCGTTACTTTCAGATTACAGTAGGACAGTTTAGACCTCTATTCGGATTAGAAGAGACGTATGCAGTAGATATTGTGAAGTCAATAGATTACTCTAATTCTTACTATCTATTTGGTAACAATGGGTGGATGAGCTTCCAGGTAGGTGCTGCTATTACAGGTAGTGTAGACTTGGGTAAAGTGCCAATGAGTTACGGGTTCTCTGTGACGAATGGTAATGGAAAGAATAAGACGGATAGTGATGATGGTAAGCATTACTCAAGTAGACTTTTATTTAACCTGAATAAGAAGCATGATTTTAATGTAGGTATTAGTGGAGGTATAGGTGAGGTGCAAAAAGAAAATGTATATGCAGTAGGAGTAGAGGCAGCAGCTAAGTTTCCTATTGGGGATCGTTGGTGTTTTGATTTTCAAACAGAGGCTAAGCAAGGAACTAATCACGATGCGTTCTTTAAGTTGGCAGCTGATAAGCGCTTAGGTAAATTAGATGATTATGTAATGAAGAGTTTCTATGTGCTACCAAACATTCGTTATGAAGTAGGTAGAAAGCACTTCCAGGCTATAGAGTTTGCATGTCGTTATGAATACCTTGATGCGGAATCACAGTTAAATTCTAATGCACGTCAGACATTGACACCTATGTTTAGTTTAGAGTTCCTTAAAAATTATGGAGCGAGAATCCAAGTGGGGATGCAAATAGACAACTTTAAAGAAAATATAAAAGATTCGAAAACTTATAATTCTAATCTAGCATTTATCCAATTACAATGTAGATTCTAA